A single genomic interval of Chryseobacterium paludis harbors:
- the tsaE gene encoding tRNA (adenosine(37)-N6)-threonylcarbamoyltransferase complex ATPase subunit type 1 TsaE, whose product MEFHIKSLEDWQGIVEKIVPQLQHNIFLLKGNLGAGKTTFTQFLLKNLGSKDEVNSPTYSIVNEYNTPKGKVYHFDLYRLKNIEEVYDIGIEEYLDNAFLCIIEWPEVYEEELYGLKYHSMSILNTGENREITFE is encoded by the coding sequence ATGGAATTTCATATAAAAAGTCTCGAAGACTGGCAGGGCATTGTCGAGAAGATCGTCCCTCAGTTGCAGCATAACATCTTTCTTTTAAAAGGAAATCTGGGAGCCGGAAAAACAACGTTCACCCAGTTTTTGCTTAAAAACCTGGGAAGTAAGGATGAGGTTAACTCCCCTACTTACTCTATCGTCAATGAATACAATACACCGAAAGGTAAGGTATATCACTTCGATCTTTACCGGTTAAAAAATATTGAAGAGGTTTACGATATTGGTATTGAAGAATATCTTGACAATGCTTTTTTATGTATTATAGAATGGCCTGAAGTGTATGAAGAAGAGCTGTATGGTTTAAAATATCATAGTATGAGCATTCTGAATACCGGAGAAAACAGAGAAATTACATTCGAGTAA
- a CDS encoding histidine kinase — protein MDGNYYMIHDYLIFIGVFAIFFFLTVSIYLFGQNKKYKQRNTKLSETNKLIEQRLNEVQLEHIGTKLNPHLFKNILNSVQSHAYQTYMSLDKLANVLDYILYESNNKFVSPKEELTFALSLIEINKIKINPLFDFRIKSKIDKSDRIFEEKVFAPLISVDLIENAFKHTDFLAQDSFISIQLELQDGIYTMKVSNKASLKTVLEKEKSGFGSQSLDQRLKMIYNTHYQLHKSSKNGIFTAELQINLGEFYDKMRYS, from the coding sequence ATGGACGGCAACTACTATATGATTCATGATTATCTGATATTCATTGGAGTTTTTGCCATTTTCTTTTTTCTTACGGTAAGCATTTATCTGTTTGGTCAGAATAAAAAATACAAACAGCGGAATACCAAACTTTCTGAAACCAATAAATTAATCGAACAACGGTTGAATGAGGTTCAGCTGGAACATATCGGTACCAAGCTTAATCCGCACCTGTTTAAAAACATCCTTAATTCAGTTCAGTCACATGCCTATCAGACCTACATGTCTCTGGACAAGTTGGCGAACGTTCTGGATTATATTTTATATGAAAGCAACAACAAATTTGTAAGCCCGAAGGAAGAGCTCACTTTTGCATTGAGCCTTATTGAAATCAATAAGATCAAGATCAACCCTCTTTTTGACTTTAGAATCAAATCTAAAATCGATAAATCGGATCGTATTTTTGAGGAGAAGGTTTTTGCCCCGCTCATTTCTGTTGATCTTATTGAAAACGCTTTTAAACACACCGATTTCTTAGCTCAGGATTCATTTATATCCATTCAGTTGGAGCTTCAAGATGGCATCTATACAATGAAGGTAAGCAATAAAGCTTCCCTGAAAACGGTTTTAGAAAAAGAAAAAAGCGGTTTTGGAAGTCAGTCTTTAGATCAGAGATTGAAAATGATTTACAATACCCACTATCAGCTTCATAAAAGTTCAAAAAACGGTATCTTCACCGCAGAATTACAAATCAATTTAGGAGAATTCTATGATAAAATGCGTTATTCTTGA
- the dnaG gene encoding DNA primase, with protein MISKQTIDKIFSTIRVEEIVGEYVQLKRAGSNYKGLSPFHEEKSPSFVVSPSKQIWKDFSTGKGGTAISFLMEIENFTYPEALRHAAKKYGIEIEEDQREFSEEAKNAQSERDLLYKIHEVANDYFQNFLWEAEEGKSIGFAYFKERELKDDIIKKFQLGYSPEQKNAFTAYALEKGYAKDILEKSGLSIFPENAPNGIDRFRERVIFPIHSFSGRVLGFGARILKNNVKTAKYLNSPETEIYHKSNVLYGLNQSKQAISRKNICLLVEGYMDVISLHMSGIENVVASSGTSLTTEQIKLIKRLTENVTILFDGDNAGIKASFRSIDMLLTEGMNIRVLLFPEGDDPDSFARKHPQDYVEKFIENEAMDFIDFKAEILLKEAGNDPIKKAEAIRNIVKSVGFVQNALKREVYLKEVSNKFGLSEQSLFNELDVQRQITQNQTQHVQQQKEHTPIKMDLVPLDEDKGDPFLYDVLFMESKLVDHMLMFGDIVLKRTDDKDQEYQITVIEEILHHFEEEQYEFLVKGNEIIINQVREGIQQDELRSGNFFVTFMNEEITAKVVDALIPLDELEDWASRNIFPPNYGDKVAEQIKGDVLLHKYRYIDYLIKETAKELDQHSGTDEEKYFELIKKITLLKQASMKLSDMIEYSPIKGIYRDRKK; from the coding sequence ATGATTTCCAAACAGACCATAGATAAGATATTCTCCACAATCAGGGTAGAAGAGATTGTAGGAGAATATGTGCAGTTGAAGAGGGCAGGGTCGAATTACAAGGGGCTCAGTCCCTTTCATGAAGAAAAATCTCCCAGTTTTGTTGTTTCTCCCAGTAAGCAGATCTGGAAAGATTTCTCAACCGGAAAAGGAGGAACTGCGATTTCTTTCCTTATGGAAATCGAAAACTTTACCTATCCTGAAGCACTTCGCCATGCAGCAAAGAAATATGGAATTGAAATTGAAGAAGATCAGCGGGAGTTTTCTGAAGAAGCTAAAAATGCACAGTCTGAAAGAGACCTGCTGTATAAAATTCATGAAGTTGCGAATGATTATTTTCAGAATTTTCTTTGGGAAGCTGAAGAAGGTAAATCAATTGGTTTTGCCTATTTTAAAGAGCGTGAGCTAAAGGATGATATCATCAAGAAATTCCAGCTTGGATATTCTCCGGAACAGAAAAATGCTTTTACAGCGTATGCTTTAGAAAAAGGATATGCTAAAGATATTTTAGAGAAATCAGGACTTTCAATTTTCCCGGAAAATGCTCCGAATGGTATTGACCGCTTTCGTGAAAGAGTAATTTTTCCTATTCATAGTTTTTCAGGCCGGGTACTGGGTTTTGGAGCAAGAATTCTTAAGAATAATGTTAAAACAGCCAAGTACCTCAACTCTCCGGAAACCGAGATCTATCACAAATCAAATGTTCTTTATGGTTTAAATCAAAGTAAACAGGCGATTTCCAGAAAAAACATCTGTCTTCTGGTAGAAGGATATATGGACGTGATCTCACTTCATATGTCGGGGATTGAAAATGTCGTGGCAAGCTCAGGAACTTCTTTGACGACAGAGCAGATCAAACTCATCAAAAGGCTTACAGAAAATGTAACCATCCTTTTCGACGGAGATAACGCAGGGATTAAAGCCAGTTTCCGAAGCATCGATATGTTGCTTACGGAAGGAATGAATATTCGTGTATTGTTATTCCCGGAAGGGGATGACCCCGATTCTTTTGCCAGAAAGCATCCGCAGGATTATGTGGAAAAGTTCATCGAGAATGAAGCGATGGATTTTATTGATTTTAAAGCTGAAATACTTTTAAAAGAAGCAGGAAACGATCCCATTAAAAAGGCTGAAGCAATCAGGAATATTGTAAAATCAGTAGGATTTGTTCAGAATGCTCTTAAAAGAGAAGTTTATTTAAAAGAGGTTTCCAATAAGTTCGGACTTTCTGAACAGAGTTTATTTAATGAGCTGGATGTTCAGCGTCAGATCACTCAGAATCAAACCCAGCACGTTCAGCAACAGAAGGAACATACTCCCATAAAGATGGATCTTGTGCCTCTTGATGAAGACAAAGGTGATCCCTTTTTATATGATGTCCTGTTTATGGAAAGTAAACTTGTTGATCATATGCTGATGTTTGGCGATATTGTTTTAAAACGAACTGATGACAAGGATCAGGAGTACCAGATTACAGTGATTGAAGAGATTCTTCATCATTTTGAGGAAGAACAATATGAGTTTTTAGTGAAGGGAAATGAAATCATCATTAATCAGGTAAGAGAGGGGATTCAGCAGGATGAGCTTAGAAGTGGAAACTTTTTTGTAACTTTTATGAACGAAGAAATTACGGCTAAGGTTGTAGATGCATTGATTCCTTTAGATGAGCTTGAAGATTGGGCCTCCAGAAATATTTTTCCACCCAATTATGGTGATAAAGTGGCAGAGCAGATCAAAGGAGACGTATTATTACATAAATACAGATATATCGATTATCTGATCAAAGAAACAGCAAAGGAACTTGATCAGCATAGTGGTACTGATGAAGAGAAATATTTTGAGTTGATTAAAAAGATCACCTTACTGAAACAGGCTTCAATGAAACTCAGCGATATGATCGAATATTCACCTATTAAAGGTATTTATAGAGACCGAAAGAAGTAA
- a CDS encoding LytR/AlgR family response regulator transcription factor — MIKCVILDDELLAISYLKLLCEQIDNVEVVKAFNDPKIFLSEINSIDCNVCILDIEMPGMTGLQVAELISDSKKIIFTTAYKEYAAEAFDLNVVDYVRKPIKKERLIQAFEKAKELVAAPQKKDFIEWNTNIGKTIIFTEQIAYIKTSEIDSRDKDIVLNDGTNIVLKNLNFKNLLEMLPAKGFAQVNKKEIIALSAIKVFSTNEIITTMQTEDDNFLKLQIGDTYKNSLMEMFGK, encoded by the coding sequence ATGATAAAATGCGTTATTCTTGATGATGAATTGCTGGCAATAAGTTATTTAAAACTTCTATGCGAACAGATCGATAATGTAGAGGTCGTAAAGGCGTTCAACGACCCTAAGATCTTTCTCAGTGAAATCAACTCCATCGATTGCAATGTTTGCATCTTAGATATTGAAATGCCTGGAATGACAGGTCTTCAGGTAGCGGAACTCATCTCTGATTCAAAAAAAATCATTTTTACCACTGCCTATAAGGAATATGCTGCTGAAGCCTTTGACCTTAATGTGGTGGACTACGTACGGAAACCGATCAAAAAAGAAAGACTGATACAAGCTTTTGAAAAAGCAAAAGAGCTGGTTGCTGCTCCACAGAAAAAAGACTTTATCGAGTGGAATACCAATATTGGGAAAACCATTATTTTCACGGAACAGATCGCTTATATCAAAACGTCCGAGATTGACAGCCGTGATAAGGATATTGTCCTCAATGACGGTACGAATATCGTTTTGAAAAACCTTAATTTCAAAAATCTTTTGGAAATGCTTCCCGCTAAAGGTTTTGCCCAGGTCAACAAAAAAGAGATCATTGCACTGTCTGCCATAAAAGTATTTTCAACCAACGAAATTATTACAACGATGCAAACAGAAGACGATAATTTCCTTAAACTGCAAATTGGAGATACCTACAAAAATTCTTTAATGGAAATGTTTGGAAAGTAG
- the clpP gene encoding ATP-dependent Clp endopeptidase proteolytic subunit ClpP, producing the protein MDIKKEFRDFSVKHLGNSGLVTDQYMGMYGPTNLTPYIMEERRLNVAQMDVFSRLMMDRIIFLGTGIDDQVANIVTAQLLFLESADPSKDIQIYINSPGGSVYAGLGIYDTMQIIKPDVATICTGIAASMGAVLLVAGEKGKRSALKHSRVMIHQPSGGAQGVASDMEINLREMLKLKQELYDIIAEHSGQTYEWVEKSSDRDYWMTSEEAKNFGMVDEVLQRSKEKK; encoded by the coding sequence ATGGACATTAAAAAAGAATTCAGAGATTTCTCTGTAAAGCATTTAGGAAACAGCGGTTTGGTTACCGATCAGTATATGGGAATGTATGGTCCAACAAATCTTACACCTTATATTATGGAAGAGAGAAGATTAAACGTTGCTCAGATGGACGTTTTCTCTCGTTTGATGATGGACAGAATTATTTTCCTGGGAACTGGAATTGATGATCAGGTGGCTAACATCGTAACAGCACAGCTTTTATTCTTAGAAAGTGCTGATCCTTCAAAAGACATTCAGATCTACATCAACTCTCCTGGTGGTAGTGTATATGCCGGTTTAGGTATTTATGATACCATGCAGATCATTAAACCTGATGTAGCAACGATCTGTACGGGTATTGCTGCTTCAATGGGAGCTGTATTATTGGTTGCAGGAGAAAAAGGAAAGCGTTCTGCTCTTAAACACTCAAGAGTAATGATCCACCAGCCTTCAGGTGGCGCACAAGGTGTTGCTTCTGATATGGAGATCAACTTAAGAGAAATGTTGAAATTAAAGCAAGAGCTTTATGACATCATTGCCGAACATTCAGGACAAACGTATGAGTGGGTTGAAAAATCTTCTGACAGAGATTACTGGATGACTTCTGAAGAAGCTAAAAACTTCGGAATGGTAGATGAGGTTTTACAAAGATCTAAAGAGAAGAAATAA
- a CDS encoding alanine dehydrogenase encodes MSTTNIFTPFTEEELMPKEEKLEVIKKGKQFSIGIPKETCLHERRTCITPDAVQVLVDHGHEIIIEAGAGEGSFFTDLQYSESGAKITTDPKEAFGQDLILKINPPTEEEIDFMKPNTYLVSALQINLREKEYFLKLAEKKINAIAFEFIIDEYKQLALVRLVGEIAGTVSILYASELLALSNGLMLGGITGVRPSEVLILGAGIVGEFATKAAIGLGASVRVFDNSLSKLRRLHTIVDSRVPTSIIDPKELGKALRRADVVIGALPRLNMQPIVTEDMVMKMKKGSVIIDITIDNGKVIETSELTTMEEPYIIKHGVIHCGLPNLTSKMPRTTTKAISNFFLSYILNYDEEGGFENMLIRKNEMKQSLYMYKGRHTKKIICDRFGLTYHDINLLIF; translated from the coding sequence ATGAGTACTACAAATATTTTCACTCCTTTTACTGAAGAAGAATTAATGCCGAAAGAGGAAAAATTGGAAGTTATAAAAAAGGGCAAACAATTTAGCATTGGTATTCCTAAAGAAACGTGTCTTCACGAAAGAAGAACCTGTATAACACCAGATGCAGTACAGGTATTGGTAGATCACGGTCATGAGATCATCATTGAGGCCGGAGCCGGAGAAGGTTCTTTTTTTACAGATTTACAGTATTCTGAATCAGGGGCAAAGATCACTACGGATCCTAAAGAAGCTTTCGGACAGGATTTAATTTTAAAAATCAATCCACCTACAGAGGAGGAAATTGATTTTATGAAGCCTAATACCTATCTGGTTTCTGCTCTTCAGATCAATTTAAGAGAAAAAGAATATTTCTTAAAACTGGCTGAGAAAAAAATCAATGCTATAGCTTTCGAGTTTATCATTGATGAATATAAACAGCTTGCTTTGGTACGATTGGTAGGTGAAATTGCCGGAACTGTTTCTATATTATATGCTTCAGAATTACTGGCATTGTCCAATGGATTAATGTTAGGTGGAATTACTGGGGTGCGACCTTCAGAGGTTCTTATTCTCGGTGCAGGAATCGTAGGTGAGTTTGCTACAAAAGCTGCCATCGGACTTGGAGCAAGTGTAAGGGTTTTTGACAACTCACTTTCAAAATTACGAAGACTTCACACGATAGTTGACAGCAGAGTTCCGACCTCTATTATCGATCCTAAAGAACTTGGCAAAGCATTAAGACGTGCCGATGTTGTGATCGGAGCGCTTCCAAGATTAAATATGCAGCCTATCGTTACCGAAGATATGGTGATGAAAATGAAAAAAGGGAGTGTGATCATTGATATTACGATTGATAATGGTAAAGTAATCGAGACATCAGAGCTTACTACTATGGAAGAGCCTTATATTATCAAACATGGTGTTATCCATTGCGGACTTCCTAACCTGACTTCAAAAATGCCCAGAACAACGACAAAGGCTATTTCTAATTTCTTCCTGTCTTATATTTTAAATTACGACGAAGAAGGTGGTTTCGAAAACATGCTGATCCGCAAAAATGAAATGAAGCAGAGTCTTTATATGTATAAAGGAAGACATACCAAAAAAATTATCTGCGACCGTTTCGGACTTACTTATCATGATATCAATCTTTTAATTTTCTAA
- a CDS encoding cation:proton antiporter, translating to MNWGKYRNIIFYATTIAVFSCLMYYFIIEGQTLEVKENLVVKTNTGSTWDNFVEAFKTNLHHPLALLLAQIVTIILVARLFGWICMKIKQPTVIGEMIAGIVLGPSLLGMYFPDFSGFLFPKESLGNLQFLSQIGLILFMYIVGMELDLSVLRKKAHDAVVISHASIIIPFALGIGLSYYIYQEFAPDGIQFTSFALFIAISMSITAFPVLARIVQERNLQKTKLGTIVITCAAADDITAWCILAAVIAIVKAGSFASSIYVILMAIGYVFFMIKIVRPFLKRIGDLQAGKNTINKPMVAIFFLTLILSAYVTEVIGIHALFGAFMAGAIMPENAKFRTMFIDKVEDVALVLLLPLFFVFTGLRTQIGLLNDGHLWMTAGFIILIAVAGKFAGSALAAKFLGINWKESLTIGALMNTRGLMELIVLNIGYDLGVLGPEIFAMLVIMALFTTFMTGPALDFINYVFKSKKDEVIPQEHNDSKYRVLLSFDNPESGSTLLKLAHDFTNKMNGNKSITAMNIAPVEEMHAYEINEYENEQFKNVIETSHDLKLEVTTLFKASTDIENDLTSISNKGNYDLLLIMLGKSMYEGSLLGRLLGFTTKIINPEKLLNTVKGKGYIFNNSPFDDFTLQILDKTNIPVGVLVEKDFKSADKVFVPIFNLSDFYLLEYAKRLINNNNSQIIILDVAGQIRNNIEVKELIRSIEQVAPNHITLYNEKKIEKEFLNSQDLMLISSKSWKGLIDTKSIWLSDIPSALIISNP from the coding sequence ATGAATTGGGGGAAATACAGAAATATAATTTTTTATGCAACCACGATTGCTGTTTTCTCTTGCCTGATGTACTACTTCATTATTGAAGGACAGACATTGGAGGTAAAAGAAAACCTTGTTGTAAAAACCAATACAGGATCTACCTGGGATAACTTTGTAGAAGCCTTTAAAACAAATCTTCATCATCCATTAGCCCTTCTGCTGGCTCAGATCGTTACCATTATCCTGGTAGCCAGATTATTCGGATGGATCTGTATGAAAATAAAACAACCTACCGTAATCGGAGAAATGATTGCAGGTATTGTTTTAGGCCCCTCATTACTGGGAATGTATTTTCCTGATTTTTCAGGTTTCCTTTTCCCAAAAGAATCATTGGGTAACTTACAGTTTTTAAGTCAGATCGGATTGATCCTGTTTATGTATATCGTTGGAATGGAACTTGACCTTAGCGTTCTGAGAAAAAAGGCTCATGATGCTGTTGTGATCAGTCATGCAAGTATCATTATTCCGTTTGCATTGGGTATCGGTCTTTCCTATTATATCTATCAGGAGTTCGCTCCGGATGGTATTCAGTTTACCTCTTTTGCCTTATTCATTGCTATTTCGATGAGTATAACGGCCTTTCCGGTATTGGCAAGGATCGTTCAGGAGAGAAACCTTCAGAAAACAAAACTGGGAACCATCGTTATTACCTGTGCTGCAGCCGATGATATTACCGCATGGTGTATCCTTGCCGCAGTGATCGCTATTGTAAAAGCTGGTTCTTTTGCCAGTTCCATCTATGTGATCTTAATGGCGATCGGATATGTATTTTTCATGATCAAAATCGTAAGACCTTTCCTTAAAAGGATAGGAGATTTACAGGCTGGTAAAAACACCATCAATAAGCCGATGGTTGCCATCTTCTTTTTAACCCTTATCCTTTCTGCCTATGTGACGGAAGTTATTGGAATCCATGCTTTATTCGGAGCATTTATGGCGGGAGCGATCATGCCTGAAAATGCTAAATTCCGTACGATGTTTATCGATAAAGTAGAAGATGTTGCTTTGGTTCTTTTACTGCCTTTATTCTTTGTATTTACGGGACTTCGTACGCAAATAGGATTATTAAACGATGGTCACCTTTGGATGACTGCAGGATTTATTATTCTGATTGCCGTTGCCGGTAAGTTTGCAGGAAGTGCATTGGCCGCTAAATTCCTTGGCATCAACTGGAAGGAAAGTTTAACGATCGGTGCATTAATGAACACCAGAGGATTGATGGAATTAATCGTCCTGAACATTGGATATGACCTTGGGGTATTAGGTCCTGAGATCTTCGCTATGCTAGTCATTATGGCATTATTTACCACTTTTATGACTGGTCCGGCATTGGATTTCATCAATTATGTTTTTAAATCTAAAAAGGATGAAGTAATACCTCAGGAGCATAATGATTCCAAGTATCGTGTTTTACTCTCTTTCGATAATCCTGAATCAGGAAGTACTTTACTGAAGCTTGCCCACGATTTCACCAATAAAATGAATGGTAACAAAAGTATTACCGCAATGAATATCGCTCCGGTGGAAGAAATGCACGCTTATGAGATCAATGAATATGAGAATGAACAGTTTAAGAATGTCATAGAAACCTCCCATGACCTGAAATTGGAAGTAACTACCCTTTTCAAAGCTTCTACAGATATTGAAAATGACCTTACCAGCATCTCCAACAAAGGCAATTATGACCTTCTTCTGATCATGCTTGGGAAATCGATGTATGAAGGAAGTTTATTGGGCAGGTTATTAGGTTTCACAACGAAAATCATTAACCCTGAAAAATTATTGAATACCGTAAAAGGAAAAGGTTATATTTTCAACAACTCTCCTTTTGACGATTTTACTTTACAGATTTTAGATAAGACCAACATTCCAGTCGGTGTCCTTGTAGAAAAAGATTTCAAAAGCGCTGATAAAGTATTTGTTCCGATCTTCAATCTTAGCGATTTCTATTTATTGGAATATGCTAAAAGACTGATCAACAATAACAATTCACAGATCATTATTCTGGATGTCGCAGGACAGATCCGCAATAATATTGAAGTGAAAGAACTCATCAGAAGCATCGAACAGGTTGCACCCAATCACATCACTTTATATAACGAGAAAAAGATCGAAAAAGAATTTTTAAATTCCCAGGATCTTATGCTCATCAGCAGTAAAAGCTGGAAAGGATTGATCGATACCAAAAGTATCTGGTTATCCGATATTCCTTCAGCTCTTATTATATCTAATCCATAA